From the Fulvia fulva chromosome 2, complete sequence genome, one window contains:
- a CDS encoding Adenosine kinase, with the protein MSADHTYQLFCLENPLLDIQGQGDEALLNQYGLKANDAILAEESHKSLYEELIQNRDAKLLAGGAAQNTARGAQYLLPADSVVFFGAVGKDKYADILQDANKQAGLAVRYHVDEKEPTGRCGVIITGHNRSMCTDLAAANCYKIEHLNENWSIAEKAKAYFVGGYHLTVCVPAVLKLAQEAAKTNKPFIFSLSAPFIPQFFKEPLDQTAPYWDYVIGNETEAQAYADSHDLKTHDIPTIAKHLANLPKENKQRKRVAIITQGTDPTIIAVQDEGEPKSFPVHQINKDEIVDTTGAGDAFAGGFFAGVVQGDSIETCVDKGSWLAALSLRELGPSYPFPKKAYTSTK; encoded by the exons ATGTCTGCCGACCACACATACCAGCTCTTCTGCTTGGAGAACCCTCTCCTTGACATCCAAGGCCAAGG AGATGAGGCACTCCTAAACCAATACGGCCTGAAGGCAAACGATGCCATCCTCGCCGAAGAGTCCCACAAGAGTCTGTACGAGGAGCTCATCCAGAACCGTGATGCGAAGCTGCTCGCGGGTGGTGCGGCTCAGAACACTGCCAGAGGTGCCCAG TACCTACTCCCAGCCGACTCAGTAGTCTTCTTCGGCGCCGTCGGAAAGGACAAGTACGCCGATATCCTCCAAGATGCCAACAAGCAAGCCGGTCTTGCCGTTCGATACCATGTCGATGAGAAGGAACCTACCGGTCGTTGCGGTGTGATTATTACAGGACACAACAGGAGCATGTGCACAGACCTTGCCGCAGCCAACTGCTACAAGATCGAACACTTGAACGAGAACTGGAGCATCGCAGAGAAGGCCAAGGCATACTTCGTCGGTGGCTACCACTTGACAGTCTGCGTACCGGCTGTCTTGAAGTTGGCCCAGGAAGCCGCGAAGACGAACAAG CCTTTCATCTTTTCGCTGTCCGCGCCGTTCATCCCACAGTTCTTCAAGGAACCGCTCGACCAAACCGCTCCTTACTGGGATTACGTTATCGGCAACGAGACGGAGGCGCAAGCCTACGCTGACTCGCACGATCTTAAGACCCACGACATTCCGACGATTGCCAAGCACCTCGCAAACTTGCCCAAAGAGAACAAGCAGCGCAAGCGTGTCGCAATCATTACGCAAGGCACTGACCCCACCATCATTGCTGTGCAGGACGAGGGTGAGCCAAAGTCGTTCCCCGTCCACCAGATCAACAAGGACGAGATCGTAGACACCACTGGTGCAGGTGATGCCTTTGCCGGCGGCTTCTTCGCTGGCGTGGTCCAGGGCGACAGCATCGAGACCTGCGTCGACAAGGGAAGTTGGCTTGCTGCTCTGAGCTTGCGCGAGCTGGGGCCATC ATACCCGTTCCCCAAGAAAGCCTATACTTCGACCAAGTAA